The genomic interval GTTACGTACGTGTTGTGGTGTCTAGTATGATGGATTTCCATCGTTTCTTTGTCGATGTGTGGTTCTAATGCATCATATGCATAACCTAATTGTGGTAATTCAAATGCCATAATTAATCATCCTCCTGAGTTTACGTAATTGTTTACATATTGATATTATCAGTTATCCACTTATTCGACAAATACTTTGCTTAAATTAACGTATTTTCTGTTAATATAGTAACTAACGGGAGGATTCATATGTATTTCAATCATTTAAAACGTTTATTTCAATTTGATAAATATCCATTGTTCAGAACTGTAAAGATGCGCTATGTACTTTTACATATATTAATGCTTGCAATATTGTTATCAATGTTTAATATCATCAATGCCTTTACAACATTTCAGACTGTTGCAGCTTTAACATCAGCAGAGACAACATCCATTCCTGACTTTAAAGTTGTAGACGGCACTTTAAAAATAGATAAAGAACATTCATTAAAACTAAATGATGTAACCGTCACATTCAGTCCGAAACAAAATTCACCGGCACAAAACCATATTATTCTGGATAAGGATGAGATACTGCTCAGCAATACGACGCGCGTGAAATATTCAAACATTAATATGTTCCAGGACAAAGCGTCATTAATTTCGTTCTTAAATACATTTACTAATTCAATCTATTTTTATTTTATTATTTATGCGCTATTATTACTCGGCACGCAGTACTTTCTGATAACTGTTAAAATAATAATGATTAGTGCATTAAGTCATATCACCGCTCGACTATTCAATAGAAAATCACGCTATATGAACTGGTTAAAAATCAATTCATTCATTTATACAGCACCAACTTTAGTACTCATAATCAGCGTTTCCCGCAATATTAAGTACTTATCATTAATCTCATGGATTTTAATGTTCATACTCATATGCGTTACCATTTATTATTTACCGAAGCAAAAGCATAAAGCTAAACAAATTTGATTTCCATCTATATAATAGAAGTGTTATTCTTAATAAGATAGTAATATATAGTATACAAATGAAGGAGAAATATAAATGCCTGAAATAACACATAGAAAAAATACAAGACCTGTTAAAGTCGGTGACCTTACGATTGGCGGTTCAGATGAACTCGTAATACAAAGTATGACAACAACGAAGACACATGACGTTGAAGCAACTGTAGCAGAAATTAAACGTCTTGAAGAAGCAGGTTGTCAAATTGTTCGTGTTGCATGTCCTAAAGAAGAAGACGCACTTGCGATTGCAGAAATAAAAAAACAAATTAATATACCTTTAGTCGTTGATATTCACTTTGATTACAAACTTGCACTTCTTGCAATCGAAGGTGGTGCGGATAAAATTCGTATCAATCCCGGTAATATCGGCCGCCGCGAAAAAGTTGAAGAAGTTGTAAAGGCTTGTAAAGAAAAAGGAATTCCGATTCGTATCGGAGTTAATGCCGGTTCACTTGAAAAGCATATATTAAAAAAATATGGATACCCTACTGCAGACGGTATGGTAGAAAGTGCACTGCATCATATTAAAATTCTTGAAGATCTGGACTTCCACGATATTATCGTATCGATGAAGGCAAGTGATGTTAACTTAGCAATCGAAGCATATACGAAAGCAGCGCAAGCATTCGATTATCCACTGCATTTAGGTATTACAGAAAGCGGTACATTATTTGCCGGTACTGTTAAATCTGCTGCAGGTCTCGGTGCAATTATGAGTTTAGGTATCGGTAACACGTTACGCATTTCATTATCAGCAGATCCTGTAGAAGAAGTTAAAGTTGCACGTGAACTATTAAAGTCTTTTGGCTTAGCAAGTAATGCTGCAACACTTATTTCATGTCCGACATGTGGTCGAATTGAAATTGACTTAATTTCAATTGCCAACGAAGTTGAAGAATATATTTCTACGATTAAAGCTCCGTTAAAAGTTGCCGTACTGGGATGTGCTGTAAATGGTCCTGGTGAAGCGCGTGAAGCGGATATCGGTATTGCTGGTGCACGTGGAGAAGGTCTGTTGTTTATGAAAGGTAAAACCGTTAGAAAAGTACCTGAAGAGACGATGGTTGAAGAATTAAAGATGGAAATCGATAAACTTGCTGAAGAGTATTTCAAAAAACAAGAAGCTGAAAAATTAGCGAATGCAGAAAAGTAAAATCAGGTTCGGTATAGATATCGATGGCACAGTAACGTGTCCAACCGCACTTGTTCCATACCTTCAGAAATCGTTTGACCCAGACTTTAAATACGAAGATATTACCGCATATGAACTGACGACCGTTTTAGGTATTAGTAACGATGAAGTGGCGCAATGGTTTAAAGAAAATGAACGTGAACTCTATATTCATTCACCCGTTCATAAAGATGCAGATAAAATTTTAAGACAGTGGTCAGATCAGTTTGAACTTTATTTTATTAGCGCCAGACACACATTACTAACAGATATCACATTTGATTGGTTTAATCGACATAATATACCGTACCACCATATTGAACTCACAGGTTCACATAACAAAATTGAAGTCGCACGTGAATTACAGGTTGATGCTTTTTTTGAGGATAAACTGGACAACGCGATTGATATTCATAACGTATTAAATATTCCGGTATATTTATTTGATACACCATATAACCAATCTCATTTACCGAAAGATGTATATCGCGTATATTCATGGATTGAAACAAACAACATAATACAGAAACACTTTAATGACAAATAAAAAAGATGCCGAGGCATCTTTTTTTATTTGCACTTTTCGCACAGTCCATATAATTCAATTTTATGGCTTTCA from Macrococcus armenti carries:
- a CDS encoding DUF1189 family protein — protein: MYFNHLKRLFQFDKYPLFRTVKMRYVLLHILMLAILLSMFNIINAFTTFQTVAALTSAETTSIPDFKVVDGTLKIDKEHSLKLNDVTVTFSPKQNSPAQNHIILDKDEILLSNTTRVKYSNINMFQDKASLISFLNTFTNSIYFYFIIYALLLLGTQYFLITVKIIMISALSHITARLFNRKSRYMNWLKINSFIYTAPTLVLIISVSRNIKYLSLISWILMFILICVTIYYLPKQKHKAKQI
- the ispG gene encoding flavodoxin-dependent (E)-4-hydroxy-3-methylbut-2-enyl-diphosphate synthase; this encodes MTHRKNTRPVKVGDLTIGGSDELVIQSMTTTKTHDVEATVAEIKRLEEAGCQIVRVACPKEEDALAIAEIKKQINIPLVVDIHFDYKLALLAIEGGADKIRINPGNIGRREKVEEVVKACKEKGIPIRIGVNAGSLEKHILKKYGYPTADGMVESALHHIKILEDLDFHDIIVSMKASDVNLAIEAYTKAAQAFDYPLHLGITESGTLFAGTVKSAAGLGAIMSLGIGNTLRISLSADPVEEVKVARELLKSFGLASNAATLISCPTCGRIEIDLISIANEVEEYISTIKAPLKVAVLGCAVNGPGEAREADIGIAGARGEGLLFMKGKTVRKVPEETMVEELKMEIDKLAEEYFKKQEAEKLANAEK
- a CDS encoding 5' nucleotidase, NT5C type, translating into MQKSKIRFGIDIDGTVTCPTALVPYLQKSFDPDFKYEDITAYELTTVLGISNDEVAQWFKENERELYIHSPVHKDADKILRQWSDQFELYFISARHTLLTDITFDWFNRHNIPYHHIELTGSHNKIEVARELQVDAFFEDKLDNAIDIHNVLNIPVYLFDTPYNQSHLPKDVYRVYSWIETNNIIQKHFNDK